One window from the genome of Diabrotica virgifera virgifera chromosome 6, PGI_DIABVI_V3a encodes:
- the LOC126886437 gene encoding UPF0489 protein C5orf22 homolog, giving the protein MDRSMYGKVVPGTLNPYQCSIKKGTSPGCARRNKQHKKIPIYVVEGHHEVIPFVHKNIGSKHLPVEGSTLIHFDSHPDMLIPLDMPAEYVFDKEKLYDSLSIENWIMPAAYAGHFEHLVWIKPPWAHQIEDSSQIFNIGKDSTNGTIRLDCKETYFVSECLYTNIKDLENSRAVQLDVATLGKKLVNDSDDLNQIRLLISRSDAPVVLDIDLDFFSTGNPFKRMYEEANMYEQLKDIYYYKTPSSKDDSVISESTLTRKKQIDFLYNIFKSLNETKTMPDVKDPSEQWKKVDNLRKKMLEHYEEDDIDWLLVHDAGCTCDDSGLPDHISSMEELEVMFDCFKNFLEILPKPPVIVTISRSTEDDYTPFENVELIQNKVTELLKLRFSCDEPVLQYLNKD; this is encoded by the coding sequence GTGCCAGAAGGAATAAACAGCACAAGAAAATTCCTATTTATGTAGTCGAAGGCCATCACGAAGTCATACCATTCGTCCATAAGAATATCGGATCGAAGCATCTACCCGTCGAAGGATCTACTTTGATCCATTTCGACTCTCATCCAGACATGCTGATACCTCTTGATATGCCAGCAGAATACGTGTTTGACAAGGAAAAACTGTACGATAGTCTGAGTATAGAAAATTGGATCATGCCTGCCGCATATGCCGGTCACTTCGAGCATTTGGTGTGGATCAAACCTCCATGGGCGCACCAAATTGAAGATTCCAGTCAGATCTTCAATATAGGAAAAGATTCAACTAATGGTACAATACGTTTAGATTGCAAGGAAACTTATTTTGTTTCTGAATGTTTGTATACTAACATTAAGGATCTTGAAAACTCGAGGGCAGTTCAGTTAGACGTCGCTACTCTTGGAAAGAAATTAGTAAATGATAGTGATGATCTGAACCAAATTCGTTTGTTAATATCTAGGTCTGATGCTCCTGTTGTTTTGGATATAGATCTTGACTTTTTTAGCACAGGTAATCCGTTTAAAAGAATGTATGAGGAGGCCAATATGTACGAGCAGCTCAAAGATATTTATTACTATAAAACACCTAGCTCAAAAGACGATAGCGTTATTTCTGAATCTACACTTACTAGAAAGAAACAGATAGATTTCCTTTACAACATATTTAAAAGTCTTAACGAAACCAAAACAATGCCTGATGTAAAAGATCCAAGCGAGCAGTGGAAGAAAGTAGACAATTTGAGAAAAAAGATGCTAGAACACTACGAAGAAGATGACATAGATTGGCTACTGGTACACGACGCTGGTTGCACTTGTGATGATTCAGGACTACCCGATCATATATCTTCCATGGAAGAACTTGAAGTAATGTTCGACTGCTTTAAGAATTTCTTAGAGATCTTGCCAAAACCTCCTGTAATAGTAACGATTTCCAGATCAACAGAAGATGATTATACTCCGTTTGAAAATGTTGAGTTAATTCAAAACAAAGTTACTGAACTTTTAAAGCTTAGATTTTCTTGTGATGAACCTGTATTGCAATATCTTAACAAAGATTAG